TGTTCAAGCACCCCACCATCACCGCCCTCGGCGCGGCCCTGCTGGATCGGGTCGCGGCGAACCTCGGAGACGAGTCGTGACCCGCGCCGAGCACCCGGCGGGCAATGGCCTCGCGACTTCGGTGGCCGCGTGGGCCGCCACGCGGCCGGACGAGCCCGCCTGCACCGAACTGCGCTTCCGTGTCCGGGAACGCGAGCCCGTCACGCTCACCTACGCCGGTTTGCACGCCGCCGCGGGCGCGCTGGCGGCACGGTTGCGGCAGGAGAGCGCGCCCGGTGACCGGGTCGGCATCCTGTGCGCCCACGGAATCGATTACGCGGTGGCATTTCTCGCCTGCCTGTACAGCAATCGAGTCGCGGTGCCGCTGTTCCCCGCCGCGGGCACCCGCAACCGCGACCGTCTGCAAGCCGTGCTGGCCGACGCGCGGCCCACGCTGGGCCTGATCTCGGCGCACGACGAGATCACCGCGCCGGTCCTCGGGCCCGCACTGGGCCGGGTAGTCACCGTCGCGTCGGCTTCCTTCGTCCCTGAACAGGATTCAGCTGAACGGATCAGCGCGTATCCGGGGGCCGCGACGACGGGAACGGCGCGGTACGCGGGATCCCTGAAGACGCGTTTCGGCACGCAAGCGGGCGCGTCGGACGCTGCCGCACCGGTCATAGATCCGGTATCCGACGAGCTGGCCTACTTGCAGTACACCTCCGGTTCGACCAAGTCTCCCGCCGGCGTCCGGGTCACCCACGAGAACCTCGCCACGGCGTTGACGCAGCTCGGGCACGCCGTGTCGGGCGCGGCCGACCGGCCGATCGTCACCTGGCTGCCGTTCTTCCACGACATGGGTTTGATCCTCGGCCTCGCGCTGCCGCTGTTCCTGGGCGTGCACGGCATCACGCTGGCGCCGGCGGAGTTCGTGAAGCGCCCCGCCCGGTGGCTGCGTGCGATCGCCGACTACCGCGCCGGCACCACGGGATGCCCGAATTTCGGACTGAAACTCGCGGTGACCGGCACCACCCCCGCCGAGCGAGCCGGGCTGGATCTGTCCGGACTCGACATCGTGCTCAACGGCTCCGAGCCGGTGCGCGCCGACGTGCTCGAGGCGTTCACCGAGACCTTCGGTCCGTACGGTTTCCGCCATCACGCGCACACCCCCGGCTTCGGCTTGGCCGAGGCCACCCTCACGGTCACCGTCTGCGATCAGCACGCGGCCCCGGTGTGGCACCGATTCGACCGGGCGGCACTGGCCGAGGGGCGCGCGGTCGCCCTACCCGAGACCGCGGAGGCCGCGGACGGTGTGCCGCTGGTCGGGTGC
Above is a genomic segment from Nocardia sputorum containing:
- a CDS encoding fatty acyl-AMP ligase, which produces MTRAEHPAGNGLATSVAAWAATRPDEPACTELRFRVREREPVTLTYAGLHAAAGALAARLRQESAPGDRVGILCAHGIDYAVAFLACLYSNRVAVPLFPAAGTRNRDRLQAVLADARPTLGLISAHDEITAPVLGPALGRVVTVASASFVPEQDSAERISAYPGAATTGTARYAGSLKTRFGTQAGASDAAAPVIDPVSDELAYLQYTSGSTKSPAGVRVTHENLATALTQLGHAVSGAADRPIVTWLPFFHDMGLILGLALPLFLGVHGITLAPAEFVKRPARWLRAIADYRAGTTGCPNFGLKLAVTGTTPAERAGLDLSGLDIVLNGSEPVRADVLEAFTETFGPYGFRHHAHTPGFGLAEATLTVTVCDQHAAPVWHRFDRAALAEGRAVALPETAEAADGVPLVGCGAPVGQELRIVDPMAGTVLPAGRVGEIWVAGDNICDGYFGRPDATAEIFGAAVPGSGARWLRTGDLGFQHEGQLYIAGRRKDVIVVDGRNHYPADIEATVQACAPEVRSGHVTAFGHDDGLREDLVVVAELVTARGREPIELFALARRIRTAVASAHEVMPGAVLLVEAGRIPKTSSGKLRRGECRARYLAGTLSPVAMI